One Rubidibacter lacunae KORDI 51-2 genomic region harbors:
- a CDS encoding two-partner secretion domain-containing protein: MKLLVVRFWLVFVLGCSLKWCSSALAQVVEDDTLSTQVRGDGTDFTIDGGKRAGGNLFHSFERFSLPTGGSATFNNAIDVNHIFSRVTGNDASHIDGVIRAMGGADLIMINPRGIIFGPGAELDIGGSFIGSTADRVEFADGTFFSATDVHATPLLTVSAPVGLQFGDRAAPIVSRSEFFDFDTFANGLTVPYGETLALLGGDIEIVGKAAAGNQGGLTAFGGRIILGGVAPGSRVGLAQDDGWSADFSSVREFRNVRIADALVFANTFPTFGSSDGFIELQGQQVSISNTQVSAAVLGNTLGGDIFIRASREIVIDKSSQVLTTVFSGTGSAGDISLVAPIVRVLDESFIFATTQTEGNGGNIEISASELVELAGDPDIGPTLIRADSFALKDNPVLEGDAGTIAIKTGRLIVRDGVLIASSTKGDRFGETGEGSSGSIIIRASESVEISGLGTLIEQDNPLRSGVFATSERTATSDGGSIDIQTPSLSVTDGATIATGTTGVGTTGDGGAIAITADRIIVRDGGQIIASTTDGSTGAGGELTIEAGNVRVSGSGSAIAAESTGAGDAGRVSLDITDDLKIDDGGRLSVSATGTGAPGGLFVTAENIYIRGAGSAIAAENNSSADAGNIKLTATEKLQLEDGGRISVRGTTETGAAGNIELAANRLYLQDSRIDAETAGGRGNIIIRSEDLRLRDGSSISTSATGPADGGNITIGPLASSSISNSVILFDTSTITARAVGGNGGNIFITAETIFFPPGSIDASSEFGIDGNVEIFNPETDPSRSLAVLPSETETPAPLESCGANTGVLQSRFTNLGRGGIPIAPTEAAGDLGVWEDLDLPEAETSSHPGSRQLVEAETWVVDPHGRVRLVASEPTGSTCRLSAGSKPVGLP, from the coding sequence ATGAAGCTGCTTGTTGTCCGCTTTTGGCTGGTGTTTGTGTTGGGCTGCAGCCTGAAATGGTGTTCATCCGCGCTCGCTCAAGTCGTGGAGGACGATACGCTCTCGACGCAGGTTCGTGGGGACGGTACTGACTTTACCATCGACGGTGGCAAACGTGCGGGCGGTAATCTTTTTCACAGCTTCGAACGATTCTCCTTGCCTACGGGGGGGTCTGCAACGTTTAATAACGCAATCGACGTGAATCATATCTTTAGTCGGGTCACAGGAAACGATGCCTCCCATATCGATGGGGTCATTCGCGCCATGGGTGGTGCTGACTTGATTATGATCAACCCACGCGGGATTATATTTGGTCCTGGTGCCGAACTCGACATCGGGGGGTCTTTCATAGGCAGCACTGCGGATCGCGTCGAGTTTGCCGATGGAACATTCTTCAGCGCCACGGACGTTCACGCCACACCTTTGCTGACTGTGAGCGCACCGGTCGGACTGCAGTTTGGGGATCGCGCTGCTCCAATTGTCAGCCGCTCGGAGTTTTTTGATTTCGACACTTTTGCCAACGGTTTGACAGTTCCCTATGGGGAAACCCTTGCTCTTCTTGGTGGCGATATCGAAATTGTTGGAAAAGCTGCTGCGGGGAATCAAGGGGGATTGACAGCGTTCGGCGGCCGCATCATTCTGGGCGGCGTTGCACCCGGCAGTCGCGTCGGTCTTGCACAGGACGATGGTTGGTCAGCTGACTTCAGCTCTGTCAGAGAGTTTCGTAACGTTCGTATTGCCGATGCCCTTGTGTTCGCAAATACCTTTCCTACTTTTGGGTCGAGTGACGGTTTCATCGAACTGCAAGGGCAGCAAGTGTCCATTAGCAACACCCAAGTTTCTGCAGCGGTGCTGGGAAACACACTCGGTGGAGATATTTTCATTCGCGCTAGCCGCGAAATCGTGATTGATAAATCCTCGCAAGTCTTGACAACAGTTTTTAGCGGTACAGGAAGTGCCGGTGATATTAGCCTCGTTGCACCGATCGTGAGGGTGCTGGATGAATCGTTTATTTTTGCCACGACACAAACTGAAGGCAATGGCGGCAATATCGAGATTTCAGCCAGCGAGTTGGTGGAGTTGGCAGGCGACCCCGACATCGGTCCGACCCTAATCCGCGCCGACTCGTTCGCCCTTAAGGACAATCCTGTTCTGGAAGGCGATGCTGGCACTATTGCGATCAAAACAGGCCGCCTGATAGTCCGCGACGGTGTCTTAATTGCAAGCTCGACGAAAGGCGATCGATTTGGCGAAACCGGTGAAGGTAGCAGCGGGAGCATTATTATCCGAGCAAGCGAATCGGTTGAGATATCCGGCCTGGGTACCCTCATCGAGCAAGATAACCCCTTGCGAAGCGGGGTGTTCGCGACCTCTGAGCGCACCGCAACCAGCGATGGCGGCAGCATCGATATCCAAACCCCTAGCCTGAGCGTCACTGATGGCGCAACGATCGCGACGGGAACAACCGGTGTGGGCACTACAGGCGATGGTGGCGCGATCGCCATCACTGCGGATCGCATCATCGTCCGTGACGGGGGTCAAATTATAGCCAGCACGACTGATGGCAGCACGGGTGCGGGCGGCGAGCTGACAATCGAAGCTGGCAACGTTCGCGTTAGCGGCAGCGGCAGCGCGATCGCAGCTGAGAGCACTGGTGCTGGCGATGCGGGCCGAGTTTCGCTGGATATTACCGACGATCTGAAGATCGATGACGGCGGTCGCCTAAGTGTCAGTGCCACAGGGACGGGGGCGCCAGGCGGGCTCTTCGTGACGGCTGAAAATATTTACATTCGCGGCGCGGGTAGCGCGATCGCCGCTGAGAACAACAGTTCGGCAGATGCGGGCAACATCAAGTTAACAGCTACTGAGAAATTGCAGCTCGAGGATGGCGGTCGCATTAGCGTTCGCGGTACGACGGAAACCGGCGCAGCGGGCAACATCGAACTGGCAGCGAATCGCCTCTACTTGCAGGACAGTCGCATCGATGCCGAAACAGCTGGCGGTCGCGGCAACATCATTATCCGCAGTGAAGACCTGCGACTGCGGGACGGCAGCAGCATTTCGACCAGCGCCACCGGCCCGGCCGACGGCGGCAACATCACGATCGGCCCGCTTGCTTCGTCGTCAATCTCGAATTCGGTAATTCTGTTCGACACCAGCACCATTACTGCTAGAGCTGTCGGCGGGAACGGCGGTAATATCTTCATTACGGCCGAGACGATCTTCTTCCCACCTGGAAGCATCGACGCCAGCTCGGAGTTCGGTATTGATGGCAACGTCGAGATCTTCAACCCTGAAACCGATCCCAGCCGGTCGCTAGCAGTTTTACCGAGCGAAACCGAGACACCTGCTCCCTTGGAAAGCTGCGGTGCGAACACGGGCGTCTTGCAAAGCCGCTTCACCAACCTCGGCCGCGGTGGCATTCCAATCGCACCGACCGAGGCCGCTGGCGATCTTGGGGTCTGGGAAGATCTAGATTTACCGGAAGCAGAAACGTCATCACATCCTGGCAGTCGCCAACTGGTAGAGGCAGAAACATGGGTAGTTGACCCGCACGGTCGCGTCAGACTCGTGGCGTCCGAGCCCACGGGCAGCACCTGTCGCCTGTCGGCAGGCTCAAAACCCGTTGGGTTGCCGTAA
- a CDS encoding transglycosylase domain-containing protein, whose translation MGFTGGVVRVTFGTFVCLTLLTTSAVAGGLVGLALSFRNLPDVRVLSKYAPAETSYIYDVKGRLLLRLHAEANREVVLLPDISDELKLAVLAIEDSHFYHHQGINPTSVARAGVVNYRSGGVVEGASTITLQLVKNLFLTPDRTVSRKLAEAVLALRIEQIFEKDEILELYLNAIYWGHNNYGVETAALTYFQKSSSELNLAESAMMAGLIQLPEIYSPFNNYDETKRRQLVVLDRMRDLGWITAEEASQAYREPLLIGRPTAWERSKLPFVTDAVTQELEQRFGREVLLEGGLRVQTTVDFDFQRMAESVVKNAHQGLRDRGLNADQVALVAVDPRTHFIKAIVGSVDYESSQYNRVLQARRQPGSSFKPFVYYTAFSTGVYDPDSIVEDTPVSYRDGSNYYSPRNYGGNFSGPVPIRTALAQSSNVPVVKLGQEIGLDNVINVVRELGIESPLQPVVSLPLGSIGVTPLEMVGAYATFANGGWHDETSIIVRVTDSSGNVLYENQPQPRLLLDPWAVASLNSVLQTAVESGTGTNGRIPGRPVAGKTGTTTSERDVWFIGYTPQLAAAVWIGNDDYRPLGVGITGGGYAAPVWRSFVEQALANEPVLNFPPPSAFPRPEKSE comes from the coding sequence TTGGGCTTTACGGGTGGCGTGGTCCGCGTCACCTTCGGGACGTTTGTCTGTCTGACGTTACTGACGACCTCGGCAGTAGCAGGTGGATTGGTCGGATTGGCTCTAAGCTTCCGCAACCTCCCCGACGTGCGCGTGCTGAGCAAATATGCGCCAGCCGAGACGAGCTATATCTACGATGTCAAAGGACGCTTGCTGTTGCGTCTGCACGCTGAAGCCAACCGCGAAGTCGTGCTGTTGCCGGACATCTCCGACGAACTGAAACTCGCTGTTTTGGCGATTGAAGACAGTCATTTCTACCACCACCAAGGCATCAATCCAACCAGCGTCGCGCGGGCGGGTGTGGTGAATTACCGCAGCGGTGGGGTTGTTGAAGGTGCCTCGACAATCACCTTGCAGCTGGTGAAGAACTTGTTTCTGACGCCCGATCGGACCGTTAGCCGCAAGCTGGCCGAAGCTGTTTTAGCGCTGCGCATCGAGCAGATTTTTGAGAAAGACGAAATCCTAGAGTTGTACCTCAACGCAATCTATTGGGGACATAACAACTATGGAGTCGAAACCGCTGCTCTGACCTATTTCCAGAAGTCATCCTCGGAGCTGAATCTGGCAGAGTCCGCGATGATGGCCGGGTTGATCCAATTACCGGAAATCTACAGTCCGTTTAACAATTACGACGAAACCAAGCGCCGCCAACTAGTCGTACTGGACCGAATGCGCGATCTAGGTTGGATTACAGCGGAGGAAGCCTCGCAAGCATACCGCGAGCCCTTGTTAATCGGACGCCCAACTGCTTGGGAGCGCAGCAAACTGCCGTTTGTAACCGATGCAGTGACCCAGGAATTGGAACAGCGCTTCGGACGAGAAGTATTGCTCGAAGGTGGGTTACGGGTGCAAACCACGGTGGACTTCGACTTCCAGCGGATGGCAGAGTCGGTGGTGAAGAATGCCCATCAAGGTTTGCGCGATCGCGGCTTGAATGCCGATCAGGTCGCGCTAGTGGCGGTGGACCCGCGCACGCACTTTATTAAGGCAATAGTCGGCAGCGTCGATTATGAGTCCAGTCAGTACAACCGGGTGTTGCAGGCTCGCCGGCAGCCGGGCTCGTCGTTCAAGCCCTTCGTGTACTACACTGCATTCTCGACAGGCGTCTACGATCCCGATTCGATCGTTGAGGACACGCCGGTGAGCTATCGCGATGGCTCCAACTATTACTCGCCGCGCAACTACGGTGGTAACTTTTCCGGCCCGGTGCCGATTCGCACGGCACTGGCGCAGTCGAGTAACGTGCCGGTGGTTAAGCTCGGCCAGGAAATCGGGTTGGACAATGTCATCAACGTAGTGCGCGAGCTTGGAATCGAAAGCCCGCTGCAACCGGTGGTCTCGCTACCGTTGGGGTCGATTGGCGTGACGCCTTTGGAGATGGTGGGAGCGTATGCGACATTTGCTAATGGTGGCTGGCATGACGAAACCTCGATTATCGTGCGCGTGACCGATAGCTCTGGGAACGTGTTGTACGAGAACCAACCGCAGCCGCGCTTGCTGCTCGACCCTTGGGCTGTCGCATCACTGAATAGCGTGCTGCAAACCGCGGTCGAGAGCGGAACCGGCACGAATGGGCGGATTCCCGGCCGGCCGGTGGCAGGCAAAACCGGCACGACGACATCCGAACGTGACGTTTGGTTTATTGGATATACCCCGCAGCTGGCGGCGGCTGTTTGGATCGGCAACGACGACTATCGTCCCTTAGGAGTAGGCATTACGGGTGGAGGGTATGCTGCACCGGTGTGGCGGTCGTTCGTCGAGCAGGCACTGGCAAACGAGCCGGTTCTAAACTTCCCTCCTCCCAGTGCCTTTCCGCGCCCGGAGAAATCGGAGTAA
- a CDS encoding peptidylprolyl isomerase → MTKPAKQSGTAAPTWRWLQTGALALVLALLSVGLSGAWWNSGGDASEPAPPARASILPEGDAITDPTALLRYALPIDNQPTRRLQKSIEDISTQLRSRRWSPVRRDIKTASVTLSTHLDDILADIPAERRPEAEAALADIRTALIALGDAAEVKDKEQIWTQRRIILNRLDVVEEAMVQGFPFEIPAVYANLPRLKGRAVVDVETTQGTLTIVVDGYNAPITAGNFVDLVDRGFYDGLPVIRSDDFVVQTGDPVGPEDGFIDPETGTYRAVPLEVRARGDAEPLYGITFEEAGLYLDPPVLPFSSFGAVALARPNAEPDGGSSQFFFFKYDSELTPPGFNVMDGRYAVFGYVVDGSEILSALTTDDKVLSARTVSGLENLVRPTA, encoded by the coding sequence ATGACGAAACCGGCGAAGCAATCTGGAACGGCAGCCCCCACCTGGCGCTGGCTGCAAACAGGAGCATTGGCGTTAGTACTGGCACTGCTGTCAGTGGGATTGAGCGGCGCGTGGTGGAACTCCGGCGGCGATGCATCGGAGCCCGCTCCCCCTGCCCGTGCCAGCATCCTACCCGAAGGCGATGCCATTACCGACCCAACCGCCCTTTTGCGCTACGCTCTGCCAATCGATAACCAGCCGACCCGGCGCCTGCAAAAAAGCATTGAAGACATTTCGACGCAGCTCCGCAGCCGCCGCTGGAGCCCAGTGCGGCGGGACATCAAAACGGCATCCGTGACGCTCTCAACTCACCTCGACGACATCTTGGCCGACATCCCCGCCGAGCGCAGACCCGAAGCCGAAGCAGCGCTCGCGGATATTCGCACCGCGCTAATCGCGCTCGGCGATGCCGCAGAAGTCAAGGATAAAGAGCAAATCTGGACACAACGCCGAATCATCCTCAACCGGCTCGACGTTGTTGAAGAGGCAATGGTGCAAGGATTTCCTTTTGAAATCCCCGCAGTATATGCCAATCTTCCCCGGCTGAAGGGTCGGGCTGTGGTGGACGTAGAGACGACTCAAGGCACTTTGACGATCGTCGTTGACGGTTACAACGCCCCCATAACGGCGGGTAACTTCGTCGACTTGGTCGATCGCGGCTTCTACGACGGGCTGCCGGTGATTCGCTCGGATGACTTCGTGGTACAGACGGGCGATCCGGTGGGTCCGGAAGACGGTTTTATCGATCCGGAGACGGGTACGTATCGTGCCGTACCTTTGGAAGTTCGCGCGCGGGGGGATGCCGAGCCGCTCTACGGCATCACATTTGAAGAAGCCGGACTTTATCTAGATCCTCCCGTGTTGCCGTTTTCGTCCTTCGGGGCAGTCGCACTGGCGCGTCCGAATGCGGAACCCGATGGCGGATCGTCCCAGTTCTTTTTCTTCAAGTACGATTCCGAACTGACGCCGCCGGGCTTTAACGTTATGGACGGTCGCTATGCCGTGTTCGGCTACGTGGTAGACGGCAGTGAAATCCTCAGCGCCCTCACAACTGATGACAAGGTGCTGTCAGCACGAACGGTAAGCGGTCTGGAGAACCTAGTGCGCCCAACCGCTTAG